From the Leisingera thetidis genome, the window ATGGATCATACATACACACCTGAGGATCTCAATGCGGTGATCCGCCAGCATTCCGAATGGATTGCGGCCCAGCTGCACGCGCAGCGCGAAAGCCTGTTCCCGCCGAACGCCTCCAAGACCATGCGCAAATTCACCTCCGGCGAGGCCGCGGCCCTGCTGGGCGTGAATGATTCCTACCTGCGCAAGCTGCATCTCGACGGCAAGGGCCCCTCGCCCGAACTGACCGCCGGCAACCGCCGCCAGTACTCCGCCGAGGACATCCAGGACCTGCGCGTCCTGCTGGAGAAAACCGCCCGCAAGCCCGGCGACTACCTGCCCGGCCGCCGCCGCCGCCCGGACGGCGGCGAGGGCTATGCCGATCACATGCAGATCATCGGCGTGATGAATTTCAAGGGCGGCTCCGGCAAGACCACCACCTCCGCCCATCTGGCACAGCGCCTGGCGCTCAAGGGCTACCGGGTGCTGGCGATCGACCTCGACCCGCAGGCGTCCTTGACGGCGCTGCACGGGGTGCAGCCGGAGTTCGACCTCAAGGACGGCGGCACCCTTTACGACGCCATCCGCTATGACGACCCGGCGCCGATCTCTTCGGTGATCCGCAAGACCTACATCCCCAATCTCGACCTGATCCCCGGCAACCTCGAACTGATGGAGTTCGAGCACGACACCCCCCGCGCCCTCGCGCAGGGCAGCGCCGGATTGTTCTTTTTCCGGGTGAAAGAGGCTCTGACACAGGTCGATTCCGATTATGACGTGGTGGTGATCGACTGCCCGCCGCAGCTCGGCTTCCTCACCATGTCGGCGCTCTCCGCCGCCACCGGCGTGCTGGTGACGATCCACCCGG encodes:
- the repA gene encoding plasmid partitioning protein RepA; protein product: MDHTYTPEDLNAVIRQHSEWIAAQLHAQRESLFPPNASKTMRKFTSGEAAALLGVNDSYLRKLHLDGKGPSPELTAGNRRQYSAEDIQDLRVLLEKTARKPGDYLPGRRRRPDGGEGYADHMQIIGVMNFKGGSGKTTTSAHLAQRLALKGYRVLAIDLDPQASLTALHGVQPEFDLKDGGTLYDAIRYDDPAPISSVIRKTYIPNLDLIPGNLELMEFEHDTPRALAQGSAGLFFFRVKEALTQVDSDYDVVVIDCPPQLGFLTMSALSAATGVLVTIHPEMLDVMSMSQFLRMTADLMDVIAQSGADMSHDWMRYLLTRYEPSDAPQNRIVAFLRTMYGDKVLNAPMLKSTAISDAGLTKQTLYEVERSAFTRSTYDRAVESLNAVNDEISQLVQETWGRT